The Gemmatimonadota bacterium genome has a segment encoding these proteins:
- a CDS encoding EAL domain-containing response regulator, with protein sequence MKILAVDDEPFALRLITHQLGRLGFTEVLAHERATEALALLQQDVHVVDVILLDLQMPEMDGVEFVRHLGELHFPGSVILISAEDGRIIETVGKLARAHNLDVRGALPKPVMPDQLQRLLEELPRPTERSPRPERRDYSPVRLLEAIMGGELVNAYQPQVELATGHVVGIETLVRWQHPEDGLVGPEHFVPLAEEHHLIDDLTRSMLGHALSQARAWEESGLRVHIGVNVSMDNLGALDFPDFVARALATAGVPPAQLVLEVTESRLMTNALAALDILTRLRLKHIGLSIDDFGTGHSSLAQLRDIPFDELKLDRSFVHGAHRDSANRAILEANLSMARQLKIRTVAEGVEDRDDWDLLRALRCDLAQGYFIARPMAGREIVPWAAEWEGRRAELVGAA encoded by the coding sequence GTGAAGATTCTGGCCGTTGACGACGAGCCGTTCGCACTTCGGCTGATCACCCACCAACTGGGGCGACTGGGCTTCACGGAAGTGCTTGCCCACGAACGCGCAACCGAGGCACTGGCGCTCCTTCAGCAGGACGTGCACGTCGTCGACGTGATCCTGCTCGACCTCCAGATGCCGGAGATGGACGGCGTGGAGTTTGTCCGGCACCTCGGTGAACTGCATTTCCCCGGATCGGTGATCCTGATCAGCGCAGAGGACGGCCGGATCATCGAGACGGTCGGGAAGCTGGCGCGGGCACACAACCTCGACGTCCGCGGAGCGCTCCCGAAGCCGGTGATGCCCGATCAACTGCAGCGGCTGCTCGAGGAGCTGCCGCGACCGACGGAGCGCTCACCCCGACCGGAACGCCGCGACTATTCCCCCGTCCGCCTGCTGGAGGCGATCATGGGGGGGGAACTGGTCAACGCCTACCAGCCGCAAGTGGAGCTGGCCACTGGCCACGTCGTCGGGATCGAAACGCTGGTACGCTGGCAACATCCCGAGGATGGGTTGGTCGGACCGGAGCACTTCGTGCCGTTGGCGGAGGAGCACCACCTGATCGACGACCTGACTCGCTCGATGCTTGGCCATGCGCTGAGCCAGGCGCGTGCCTGGGAGGAGTCCGGGCTGCGGGTGCACATCGGCGTCAACGTCTCCATGGACAACCTCGGCGCGCTCGACTTTCCCGACTTCGTCGCGCGGGCGCTGGCGACCGCCGGTGTCCCGCCGGCGCAGCTCGTCCTCGAAGTGACCGAGAGTCGGCTGATGACGAACGCCCTCGCGGCGCTCGACATCCTCACGCGCCTCCGCCTGAAGCACATCGGGCTGTCCATCGATGACTTCGGCACCGGGCACTCGTCACTGGCGCAGCTGCGCGACATCCCCTTCGACGAACTCAAACTCGACCGGAGCTTCGTGCACGGCGCGCACCGCGACAGCGCGAACCGCGCGATCCTCGAGGCCAACCTGAGCATGGCCCGCCAGCTGAAGATTCGGACGGTGGCCGAAGGGGTCGAGGACCGGGACGATTGGGATCTGCTTCGGGCGCTGCGCTGCGACCTGGCGCAGGGCTACTTCATCGCCCGGCCGATGGCTGGTCGCGAGATTGTGCCGTGGGCGGCGGAGTGGGAAGGGCGCCGCGCCGAGCTGGTCGGCGCGGCGTAG
- a CDS encoding type II/IV secretion system protein: MTETPHKRLGDALLDAGLATSAELTAAAAEGKASHHRLGEVLIDHGITDERDVYRALAALHGLPFQNSDDLLARIDPALARAVPQRFQEFHKVIPIALDGHDLVVATSDPLILVPELGAALGAKQVSRIVVTPTDLRRLRMAINLEQAGQAQEPAPTQRQAADLLFADPVATESAQRLLDGLLLDAVAERASDIHIETYRGQTRIRIRVDGDLRDLTHYRLTDLQRMGLVNVIKVRADLDIAEHRLPQGGRFVTRSGKQVFDLRVQTQPCLHGEHVVMRLLPQDTTIVGVDELGFPPEIAKTYRRLFESPGGLILVVGPTGSGKSTTLYAGLQLLAADATRKVITIEDPIEYALDGIQQTQVKPEIGFEFASAMRAFVREDPDVILLGEIRDGETALEALRASQTGHLVLSTLHCNDTVDAVQRLVDLGMHRNSIGSELLAVFSQRLARRVCEGCRASATPPQAILDEIFPDGVPSTMHFFAGTGCEHCRGTGCYGRIAAIEYLPASPALRQAIARGATVDELRVVALEAGLLPLRDHALMLVDEGRIPLGELRTMLPPERLAPER, encoded by the coding sequence ATGACGGAGACGCCGCACAAGCGACTCGGCGATGCACTGCTCGATGCCGGACTTGCCACGAGCGCTGAACTGACCGCAGCAGCGGCTGAGGGGAAGGCGAGTCACCACCGACTCGGCGAGGTGCTGATCGACCACGGCATCACCGACGAGCGCGACGTCTATCGGGCGCTCGCCGCCCTGCACGGGCTGCCGTTCCAGAACAGCGATGACCTCCTCGCTCGCATCGACCCTGCCCTGGCCCGTGCCGTGCCACAGCGCTTCCAGGAGTTCCACAAGGTCATCCCGATCGCACTCGACGGCCACGACCTCGTCGTCGCCACGAGCGACCCGCTGATCCTGGTCCCCGAGCTCGGCGCGGCACTCGGCGCCAAGCAAGTCAGCCGGATTGTCGTGACCCCGACCGACTTGCGCCGGCTGCGGATGGCGATCAACCTGGAGCAAGCCGGACAAGCGCAGGAACCCGCTCCGACGCAGCGCCAGGCCGCCGACCTGCTCTTCGCCGATCCGGTCGCGACCGAATCGGCGCAACGGCTGCTGGACGGGCTGTTGCTGGATGCGGTGGCCGAGCGGGCCAGCGACATTCACATCGAGACGTATCGCGGGCAGACCCGGATCCGCATTCGGGTCGATGGGGATCTGCGGGACTTGACCCACTATCGCCTCACCGACTTGCAGCGCATGGGTCTCGTCAATGTCATCAAGGTGCGCGCTGACCTCGACATCGCCGAGCATCGCCTGCCACAAGGTGGGCGCTTCGTCACCCGCTCGGGCAAGCAGGTCTTCGACCTCCGCGTGCAGACCCAACCCTGCCTCCATGGCGAGCACGTGGTCATGCGGTTGCTGCCGCAGGACACCACGATCGTCGGCGTGGACGAGCTCGGCTTTCCGCCCGAGATCGCCAAGACCTATCGGCGGCTCTTCGAATCCCCCGGCGGCCTCATTCTCGTCGTCGGCCCGACCGGCTCCGGCAAGTCCACGACCCTCTATGCCGGATTGCAGCTGCTCGCGGCCGATGCGACGCGGAAGGTGATCACCATCGAGGACCCGATCGAGTATGCCCTCGACGGGATCCAGCAGACGCAGGTCAAGCCGGAGATCGGGTTCGAGTTTGCGAGTGCGATGCGCGCCTTCGTTCGCGAGGATCCCGACGTGATCCTGCTGGGCGAGATTCGTGATGGCGAGACCGCTCTCGAAGCGCTGCGTGCCTCGCAGACCGGGCACCTCGTGCTCTCCACCCTGCACTGCAACGACACCGTCGATGCGGTGCAGCGATTGGTCGACCTCGGCATGCACCGCAACTCCATCGGATCGGAGTTGCTGGCCGTCTTCTCGCAGCGGTTGGCCCGGCGCGTCTGCGAGGGGTGTCGTGCGTCGGCCACCCCGCCGCAGGCCATCCTCGACGAGATCTTTCCCGATGGCGTCCCATCCACGATGCACTTCTTCGCGGGCACCGGATGCGAGCACTGTCGGGGGACAGGCTGCTACGGACGGATCGCGGCGATCGAGTACCTGCCCGCCTCTCCGGCCCTGCGGCAAGCCATCGCCCGCGGCGCGACGGTAGATGAGTTGCGCGTCGTGGCGCTCGAGGCTGGACTGCTGCCGCTCCGCGACCACGCGCTGATGCTGGTCGACGAGGGGCGGATTCCACTCGGCGAACTGCGGACCATGCTGCCGCCGGAGCGCCTCGCGCCGGAACGCTGA
- a CDS encoding YaiI/YqxD family protein: MPDPAAARTIWIDADATPRDVKEIVFRAAKRLGLPTILVANQRLDTPPGNPQVTAVRVDGGADVADDYIVAHAVAGDLVVTQDIPLAARLVPAGVTVLDPRGEEHTEETIGERLSIRNLMESFRGAGVLTGGPPPFDQRAKQAFAAALDRALTRRRAP, from the coding sequence CGCCTCGCGACGTGAAGGAGATCGTCTTTCGCGCGGCGAAGCGACTCGGCCTCCCCACGATCCTGGTCGCCAATCAACGCCTCGACACCCCCCCGGGCAATCCGCAGGTGACGGCGGTGCGCGTCGACGGCGGCGCCGACGTTGCCGACGACTACATCGTGGCCCATGCGGTGGCCGGTGACCTCGTCGTCACCCAGGACATCCCGCTCGCCGCGCGTCTCGTTCCGGCAGGCGTTACGGTCCTCGATCCGCGCGGCGAAGAGCACACCGAGGAGACGATCGGCGAGCGACTGTCGATCCGCAACCTGATGGAGTCGTTCCGGGGCGCGGGCGTGCTCACCGGCGGTCCCCCGCCCTTCGACCAACGCGCCAAGCAAGCCTTCGCCGCGGCGCTCGATCGTGCCCTCACGCGACGGCGCGCACCCTGA
- a CDS encoding hemerythrin family protein, protein MKWSEAFATGDRRIDDQHKMLFAMAADFRDALDESRGERVYAGLLQSLELYVVSHFSYEEGCMARFVCPVAADNQVAHRRFIGMLEEFNLRHAERGFDPADARNLVDTLEGWLADHICRIDVKLRPHVPAA, encoded by the coding sequence ATGAAATGGTCCGAGGCATTCGCGACTGGCGACCGTCGCATCGATGACCAGCACAAGATGCTCTTCGCGATGGCCGCCGATTTCCGGGACGCGCTCGACGAGTCGCGCGGCGAGCGCGTGTACGCCGGCTTGTTGCAGTCGCTGGAGCTGTATGTGGTGAGCCACTTCTCGTACGAGGAGGGGTGCATGGCGCGCTTCGTCTGCCCGGTCGCCGCCGATAACCAGGTGGCCCATCGCCGCTTCATCGGAATGCTCGAGGAGTTCAATCTTCGCCACGCCGAGCGCGGATTCGACCCCGCAGACGCACGGAATCTGGTGGACACCCTCGAGGGATGGCTCGCCGATCACATCTGCCGGATCGACGTCAAGCTCCGCCCCCATGTGCCGGCCGCATGA
- a CDS encoding Hpt domain-containing protein — translation MLEELVGGEPEIVRDFLLQYRTSAGVIMTDIRGGHASDDLVAIGRATHKLKSSSRAIGAAGLGELCARIEVAATDGDAPAVAAMYPALERAVAAVEAAIDRLVGTA, via the coding sequence GTGCTCGAGGAACTGGTCGGGGGTGAGCCCGAGATTGTCCGGGACTTCCTCCTCCAATATCGCACCAGCGCCGGCGTCATCATGACCGACATCCGCGGTGGTCATGCCTCCGACGACCTGGTCGCCATCGGCCGGGCCACTCACAAATTGAAGTCCTCCTCACGCGCCATCGGCGCCGCTGGCCTGGGCGAGCTGTGTGCCCGGATCGAGGTCGCGGCCACGGACGGGGATGCGCCTGCGGTGGCGGCGATGTACCCCGCGCTCGAGCGCGCCGTCGCCGCCGTCGAAGCGGCCATCGACCGCCTGGTGGGGACGGCGTGA
- a CDS encoding TIGR03987 family protein — MPAMIRAAMLLMVTALTCYTVGVWGERLAQRLKPWHAMLFWCGFLADTTGTELMRRLAGGFTPSLHTATGLLALLLMLGHAVWATMVLRRRDDAALRAFHRISIVVWAIWLIPFLSGMVVGMRRAG, encoded by the coding sequence ATGCCCGCCATGATTCGCGCGGCGATGCTGCTGATGGTGACGGCCCTGACATGCTACACCGTCGGTGTCTGGGGGGAACGCCTGGCGCAGCGCCTCAAGCCATGGCACGCGATGTTGTTCTGGTGTGGCTTTCTCGCGGACACCACGGGCACCGAGTTGATGCGCCGGCTCGCCGGTGGCTTCACGCCCTCGCTGCACACCGCCACCGGATTGCTGGCACTCCTTCTCATGCTCGGCCACGCCGTCTGGGCCACCATGGTGCTTCGCCGCCGGGATGACGCGGCGCTCCGGGCGTTCCACCGGATCAGCATCGTGGTGTGGGCCATCTGGCTGATTCCCTTCCTCAGCGGGATGGTCGTCGGGATGCGGCGCGCGGGCTAG